The Centroberyx gerrardi isolate f3 chromosome 7, fCenGer3.hap1.cur.20231027, whole genome shotgun sequence genome contains a region encoding:
- the LOC139919966 gene encoding tripartite motif-containing protein 16-like, with protein sequence MAQQGIQLDGAKFCCSICLDLLKDPVAIPCGHSYCMSCIKSCWDEEDRKKIHSCPQCRQTFTPRPVLVKNTMLAELVEELRKTGLQAAPPDRCYAGPGDVACDFCSRRKLKALKSCLVCLASYCVQHLQPHYESPTFEKHKLVDPSKKLRENICSRHDEVMKMFCRTDQQCICYLCSVDEHKGHDTVSAAAEWAEKQEELGVSRQKIQQRIRDREKDVKVLQQEAEAISRSADEAVEDSEKIFTELVHFIEKRRSEVKERIRSRQKVEASRAEELQEKLKQEIAELRRKDAELEQLSHTEDHIPFLHNYPSLSRLSESTDLPSANISPLHNIKGMTAAVSEARDKLQGILTEEWPKISLTVTEVDVLLPQPEPKTRAEFLQYSRQITLDPNTANTYVSFSPEGNGKTTSMGKYSSVLDKMIKWRQVLSREGLTGRCYWEVEWCKWGVSVAVSYKNISSAGTIEKCLFGWNDKSWALDCRNNSYEFRHNNIKTPIPAPLHSTIGVYLDHRAGILSFYSVSEPMTLLHRVQTTFTQPLYPGFTFRDGDTV encoded by the coding sequence ATGGCACAGCAAGGAATTCAGCTAGACGGAGCAAAATTCTGCTGTTCGATCtgtctggatctactgaaggaTCCGGTGGCTATTCCCTGTGGGCACAgctactgcatgagctgtattaaAAGCTGCTGGGATGAAGAGGATCGGAAGAAAATCCACAGCTGCCCCCAGTGCAGACAGACCTTCACACCAAGGCCTGTCCTGGTGAAAAACACCATGTTAGCAGAGTTGGTGGAGGAATTGAGGAAGACAGGACTCcaagctgctcctcctgatcGCTGCTATGCCGGACCTGGAGACGTGGCTTGTGATTTCTGTAGTCGGAGAAAGCTGAAAGCCCTCAAGTCCtgtctggtgtgtctggcctcttACTGTGtgcagcacctccagcctcactaTGAATCTCCtacctttgaaaaacacaagctGGTCGACCCCTCCAAGAAGCTTCGGGAGAACATCTGCTCTCGTCATGACGAGGTGATGAAGATGTTCTGCCGTACCGATCAGCAGTGTATCTGCTATCTCTGCTCCGTGGATGAACATAAAGGCCACGACACAGTCTCAGCTGCAGCGGAATGGGccgagaagcaggaggagctcgGGGTGAGTCGGCAAAAAATCCAGCAAAGAATccgggacagagagaaagacgtgaAGGTGCTTCAACAGGAGGCGGAGGCTATCAGTCGCTCTGCCGATGAAGCAGTGGAGGACAGCGAGAAGATCTTCACGGAGCTGGTCCATTTCATTGAGAAAAGAAGGTCTGAGGTGAAGGAGCGGATCAGATCCCGGCAGAAAGTGGAAGCAAGTCGGGCCGAAGAACttcaggagaagctgaagcaggagatcgctgagctgaggaggaaagacgctgagctggagcagctctcacacacagaggatcacaTCCCTTTTCTACACAATTACCCCTCGCTGTCACGTCTCAGTGAATCTACAGACTTACCCAGCGCTAATATCAGTCCTCTGCACAACATTAAGGGTATGACTGCGGCTGTGTCAGAGGCCAGAGATAAACTCCAGGGCATTCTTACAGAGGAATGGCCTAAGATCTCATTGACAGTGACTGAAGTAGATGTTTTACTACCACAACCAGAGCCCAAGACCAGAGCTGAATTCTTACAATATTCACGGCAAATCACACTggatccaaacacagcaaacacataTGTGAGTTTCTCTCCTGAGGGGAATGGAAAAACAACAAGTATGGGAAAATATTCTAGTGTCCTagacaaaatgataaaatggcGTCAGGTCTTGAgtagagagggtctgactgggcgctgttactgggaggtggagtggtGCAAGTGGGGAGTTTCAGTAGCAGTCTCATATAAAAATATTAGCAGTGCAGGAACCATTGAAAAATGTCTCTTTGGATGGAATGACAAGTCTTGGGCATTAGATTGTCGCAACAATAGTTATGAATTCAGACATAACAATATCAAAACTCCCATCCCAGCTCCTCTGCACTCCACAATAGGAGTGTACCTGGATCACAGGGCAGgtattctgtccttctacagtGTCTCTGAACCCatgactctcctccacagagtccagaccACATTCACTCAGCCCCTCTATCCTGGATTTACGTTTCGTGATGGAGACACTGTTTAA